A genomic segment from Pollutimonas thiosulfatoxidans encodes:
- a CDS encoding NAD-dependent epimerase/dehydratase family protein: MTHVLITGAAGSIGRALREAFSGRYTLLRLADIAPQDAAAPGEELVQADIRDLAAMEQAMQGIDCVVHLAGIPQEGPWDEVEALNINGCYNVFEAARRQGVKRVVFASSNHAVGFHRRERILGDTVQPRPDTLYGVSKVFGEALGRMYADKFGLSVACLRIGTFRRPDRPIEPRHLLTWISHRDMSQLVGCCIDHPDYHFLVAYGVSNNTRSRWSNESVSFLGYKPQDDSEVYASEILAKGPSEDIVSAQFHGGPFCAEAFVGDTDRVK; the protein is encoded by the coding sequence ATGACACACGTACTGATTACCGGAGCTGCCGGCAGTATCGGGCGGGCATTGCGCGAGGCCTTCAGCGGGCGCTACACCTTGCTGAGGTTGGCCGACATTGCGCCACAAGACGCGGCGGCGCCGGGCGAAGAGCTCGTGCAGGCCGACATCCGCGACCTGGCCGCGATGGAACAAGCCATGCAAGGGATAGACTGCGTCGTTCACTTGGCTGGCATCCCGCAAGAAGGACCGTGGGACGAGGTCGAGGCGCTGAACATCAATGGCTGCTACAACGTCTTCGAAGCGGCTCGTCGCCAAGGCGTGAAGCGCGTCGTTTTTGCCAGTTCGAACCATGCGGTGGGCTTTCATCGCCGCGAACGTATTCTGGGCGATACCGTCCAGCCCAGACCCGACACGCTTTACGGCGTCTCCAAGGTATTTGGCGAGGCACTGGGGCGCATGTATGCCGACAAGTTCGGGCTGTCGGTGGCCTGCCTGCGTATCGGTACGTTTCGCCGACCCGACCGACCGATCGAGCCGCGGCACTTGCTTACCTGGATCAGCCACCGCGACATGTCGCAGTTAGTTGGCTGCTGCATCGACCATCCCGACTATCACTTCCTTGTCGCCTATGGTGTATCGAACAACACCCGCAGTCGATGGAGCAACGAAAGCGTCAGCTTTCTGGGCTATAAGCCGCAAGACGATTCCGAGGTCTATGCTTCAGAAATTTTGGCCAAGGGCCCCAGCGAAGATATCGTCTCGGCCCAATTTCATGGTGGGCCGTTCTGCGCCGAGGCCTTTGTGGGTGACACGGACCGCGTAAAGTAA
- a CDS encoding BKACE family enzyme: MASKRKVIITCAVTGAIHTPSMSPHLPVTADEIAEAAIAAAQAGAAILHLHARDPQDGRPTQEPDAFRPFLSRIKTSTDAVVNITTGGSPHMTVEERMRPAMEFKPELASLNMGSMNFGLFPMLDRFKTFEHEWERQHLENSRDLIFKNTYKDIETILRKGADNGTRFEFECYDISHLYNLAHFVDKGLVKSPPFIQSVFGILGGIGPHPEDLMHMKRTAERLFGDDYQWSILGAGRNQMPLATIGAAMGSNVRVGLEDSLWIGPGQLAASNAEQVQRIRVILEALNLEIATPDEARAILQLKGKDQINF, encoded by the coding sequence ATGGCCAGCAAGAGAAAAGTCATCATTACCTGCGCCGTCACCGGCGCCATCCATACGCCCAGCATGTCGCCTCACCTGCCGGTAACGGCTGACGAGATCGCCGAAGCGGCCATTGCCGCCGCGCAGGCGGGCGCGGCCATTCTGCACCTGCATGCACGCGACCCCCAGGATGGCAGGCCCACTCAGGAGCCCGACGCCTTCCGGCCCTTTCTGAGTCGTATCAAGACGTCGACGGACGCGGTCGTGAACATCACGACAGGCGGCAGCCCGCACATGACGGTGGAAGAGCGCATGCGGCCCGCCATGGAGTTCAAGCCGGAACTTGCCTCGTTGAATATGGGATCAATGAACTTTGGGCTGTTCCCCATGCTGGATCGCTTCAAGACCTTCGAACACGAGTGGGAGCGCCAACACCTTGAAAACAGCCGCGACCTTATCTTCAAGAATACCTATAAGGATATCGAGACCATCTTGCGCAAGGGGGCGGACAACGGCACACGCTTCGAGTTCGAATGCTACGACATCAGCCACCTGTACAACCTGGCTCATTTCGTCGATAAGGGCCTGGTGAAAAGCCCGCCCTTCATCCAGTCGGTGTTCGGCATCCTGGGCGGCATCGGGCCGCATCCGGAAGACCTGATGCACATGAAGCGCACTGCCGAGCGGTTATTCGGCGACGACTATCAGTGGTCGATACTGGGTGCTGGACGCAACCAGATGCCGCTGGCCACGATAGGCGCGGCCATGGGTTCGAATGTGCGGGTCGGTTTGGAAGATTCGCTATGGATAGGGCCGGGACAACTGGCCGCATCCAACGCCGAACAAGTGCAGCGCATAAGGGTCATCCTGGAAGCCCTGAATCTGGAAATCGCCACACCCGACGAGGCACGGGCCATACTGCAGCTTAAAGGCAAGGACCAGATCAACTTTTAG
- a CDS encoding NUDIX domain-containing protein, producing MPNDDHLTETLIKSHTLCEGSFLKARRDTVRLPDGATASREYIVHPGAVVIIPLLDDDSVLMERQFRYPVGRVMTEFPAGKLDPGEDPLVCAKRELLEETGYTAGQWAHAGDLHLAISYSTEVIHIFFARQLVAGAAQLDEDEFLEVQTMAVDDVLAACRDGRITDAKTLTCTLWLQNVRAGTWPLAWS from the coding sequence ATGCCTAACGACGACCACCTGACCGAGACCCTGATCAAAAGCCATACCCTGTGCGAGGGCAGCTTTCTCAAGGCCCGGCGCGATACCGTCCGGCTGCCGGACGGCGCGACGGCAAGCCGCGAGTACATCGTACACCCCGGAGCGGTCGTCATCATTCCGCTGTTGGATGACGACAGCGTGCTGATGGAGCGGCAGTTTCGCTACCCGGTGGGCCGGGTGATGACGGAGTTTCCGGCTGGCAAGCTTGATCCTGGCGAAGATCCCCTGGTCTGCGCCAAGCGCGAGCTGCTGGAAGAAACCGGCTATACGGCAGGACAATGGGCGCATGCCGGAGACCTGCACCTGGCCATCTCCTACTCCACTGAGGTCATCCACATCTTCTTCGCGCGGCAGTTGGTGGCCGGCGCTGCGCAATTGGACGAGGACGAGTTCCTGGAAGTGCAAACCATGGCTGTCGATGACGTGCTGGCTGCATGCCGCGATGGTCGCATCACCGATGCCAAGACACTGACCTGCACCCTGTGGTTACAGAATGTGCGGGCCGGCACGTGGCCATTGGCGTGGAGCTAG
- a CDS encoding quaternary amine ABC transporter ATP-binding protein: MSKSVKISCKNLWHLFGKGSAGFLDKHQHNPSEADLASAGLIAAVHDVSFDVYAGEILVIMGLSGSGKSTLVRCLTRLIEPSAGQVLFDGVDLLQASSRSLTDIRRRKMGMVFQNFGLLPHRTVLDNIAFPLEIQKVPKADRLTKAQELVATVGLEGREHNFPRELSGGQQQRVGIARSLIGECDVWFLDEPFSALDPLIRREMQDEFVSLQSRLNKTIVFVTHDFDEAVRLGDRVAIMKDGHLSQIGTAEELLMTPANDYVKKFVQHAPRAKLITTQKIMVPAKAGDISVATHANAVKATDVLEKIAQRVIEADKALPVVDAAGLVVGQVSRENLARALFQ; the protein is encoded by the coding sequence ATGAGCAAATCGGTAAAAATTTCATGCAAAAATTTGTGGCACCTGTTTGGCAAGGGCAGCGCAGGTTTTCTGGATAAACATCAACACAACCCCAGCGAAGCCGATCTGGCATCTGCTGGCTTGATTGCCGCCGTGCACGACGTCAGCTTTGATGTCTATGCCGGTGAAATCCTGGTCATCATGGGTCTAAGCGGTTCGGGAAAATCCACACTGGTGCGTTGCCTGACGCGACTGATCGAGCCCAGCGCCGGACAAGTCCTATTCGATGGGGTGGATCTCTTGCAAGCGTCAAGCCGTAGCTTGACTGATATACGCCGGCGCAAGATGGGCATGGTGTTTCAGAACTTTGGGCTGCTGCCACATCGCACGGTATTGGACAATATCGCCTTTCCCCTGGAAATCCAAAAGGTACCGAAAGCAGACCGCTTGACGAAGGCGCAAGAGCTGGTCGCAACCGTTGGCCTGGAAGGGCGCGAGCACAACTTTCCCCGCGAATTGTCGGGCGGCCAGCAACAGCGGGTGGGCATTGCGCGCAGCCTTATCGGCGAGTGCGATGTCTGGTTTCTGGACGAACCGTTCTCGGCTCTTGACCCGCTGATCCGGCGTGAGATGCAAGACGAGTTTGTCAGCCTGCAATCGCGACTGAACAAAACCATCGTCTTCGTCACGCACGACTTTGATGAAGCCGTCCGCCTGGGCGACCGTGTGGCCATCATGAAAGACGGCCATCTGTCTCAGATCGGCACCGCTGAAGAACTCTTGATGACGCCGGCCAACGATTACGTAAAAAAATTCGTGCAGCACGCACCACGCGCCAAATTAATTACGACCCAGAAGATCATGGTGCCTGCAAAGGCCGGTGATATCAGCGTTGCCACGCATGCGAACGCGGTTAAGGCTACTGATGTATTGGAAAAGATTGCTCAGCGCGTTATCGAAGCCGATAAAGCACTGCCCGTCGTCGATGCCGCAGGCTTGGTGGTGGGCCAGGTCAGTCGCGAAAACCTGGCGCGGGCGCTATTCCAATGA
- a CDS encoding FAD-binding oxidoreductase, which yields MMPRTPLTPEFIASLTSLLGDRFTTSLPVRDHHGRDESIFPAMPPDAVAFARSTEDIVQIVDACRHHGVPIVPYGAGSSLEGHTLAAEGGLCLNVQQMDQIIAIDADDQTATVQPGVTREALNAHLRDTGLFFPVDPGADASLGGMCATRASGTNAVRYGTMRENVVNLTVITADGQTIKTGRRARKSAAGYDLTRLFVGSEGTLGVIAEATVRLYPLPEAIMAAVCAFPDINAAVASVVQIIQLGVPVARCEFVDAVAIRALNAYSNTGLPEVPHLFFEFHGSDAGLREQIELVQSITEDHGAAQFEWASTPEARSKLWKARHTIYFAASQLRPGARSVVTDVCVPISQLAECVWETSQDLQREGIIAPIVGHVGDGNFHVQMLVDADVPAEVAQAEQLNARLVARALAMDGTCTGEHGIGLHKQGFLVDELGSASVEVMRQIKHALDPGNIMNPGKVFAF from the coding sequence ATGATGCCTCGTACTCCGTTAACGCCGGAGTTCATTGCCAGCCTGACCAGCCTGCTGGGAGACCGGTTTACTACCAGTCTCCCAGTGCGCGATCATCATGGCCGCGATGAATCCATTTTTCCCGCCATGCCGCCGGACGCTGTTGCGTTTGCGCGAAGCACGGAAGATATCGTCCAGATCGTAGACGCATGCCGCCATCATGGCGTGCCTATCGTCCCCTATGGCGCGGGTTCGTCCCTGGAAGGACACACGCTTGCTGCCGAAGGCGGCCTGTGCCTGAACGTGCAGCAGATGGACCAGATCATAGCCATCGATGCGGACGATCAAACCGCTACGGTGCAGCCGGGCGTCACACGCGAAGCCCTGAACGCCCACTTGCGCGACACCGGGCTGTTCTTTCCGGTCGACCCGGGTGCCGACGCCAGCCTGGGCGGCATGTGCGCAACCCGGGCCTCGGGAACCAATGCCGTGCGCTATGGCACGATGCGCGAGAACGTCGTCAACCTGACAGTGATCACCGCCGATGGCCAGACCATCAAGACCGGCCGTCGCGCCAGGAAGTCAGCAGCCGGCTACGACCTGACCCGGCTGTTCGTCGGTTCCGAAGGCACGCTGGGGGTGATCGCCGAGGCCACTGTGCGCCTCTACCCCTTGCCCGAAGCCATCATGGCGGCGGTTTGCGCCTTCCCCGACATCAATGCTGCCGTCGCGTCGGTCGTACAGATTATCCAGTTGGGCGTGCCGGTGGCCCGTTGCGAATTTGTCGACGCCGTCGCAATACGCGCCCTGAACGCCTACAGCAATACCGGCCTGCCCGAAGTGCCCCACCTGTTCTTCGAGTTCCATGGTAGCGATGCCGGTCTACGCGAGCAGATTGAATTGGTGCAGAGCATTACCGAAGACCATGGCGCTGCTCAGTTCGAATGGGCCAGCACGCCCGAAGCACGCAGCAAGCTATGGAAGGCACGTCACACCATTTACTTCGCCGCCTCTCAGTTGCGACCGGGCGCGCGCTCCGTCGTCACCGATGTGTGCGTACCCATCTCGCAGTTGGCCGAATGCGTCTGGGAAACCAGCCAGGATCTGCAGCGCGAGGGCATCATCGCCCCCATTGTCGGCCACGTCGGTGACGGTAATTTCCATGTGCAGATGCTGGTTGATGCTGACGTGCCGGCCGAAGTGGCCCAAGCCGAGCAACTGAATGCCCGGCTGGTGGCCCGCGCGCTGGCCATGGATGGCACCTGCACCGGCGAGCACGGCATCGGACTGCACAAGCAAGGCTTTCTGGTCGACGAACTGGGCAGTGCCTCGGTAGAGGTCATGCGCCAGATCAAACACGCCCTGGATCCCGGTAATATCATGAACCCCGGCAAGGTCTTCGCGTTCTAG
- a CDS encoding TRAP transporter small permease — protein sequence MRQIIHWYFKTLEFLIVLCLAAMCIMVFSNVVLRHFFDSGINIAEELSRFMFIWLTFLGAIVAMREGGHLGVDMLVARLSGRPLFYTVVAAQALIALCCAVLLWGLLKQHALNVANSGLVTGISLSVVYSAAYLCAASIGLSTLYTLLGLLRGKIHPATLIQSHDIDQGTA from the coding sequence ATGAGACAAATCATCCACTGGTACTTCAAGACGCTGGAATTTCTGATTGTGCTGTGCCTGGCCGCCATGTGCATCATGGTCTTCAGCAATGTCGTCCTGCGTCACTTTTTCGACTCGGGCATCAATATCGCCGAAGAGCTCTCGCGCTTCATGTTTATCTGGCTGACCTTCCTGGGTGCCATCGTCGCCATGCGCGAAGGCGGGCACCTGGGTGTTGACATGCTGGTGGCCCGGCTGTCGGGACGGCCCCTGTTCTATACCGTGGTGGCAGCTCAGGCGCTGATCGCGCTCTGCTGCGCCGTGCTGTTGTGGGGCCTGTTGAAGCAGCATGCGCTTAATGTCGCGAACTCGGGTCTGGTCACCGGCATATCCTTAAGCGTCGTGTATTCGGCCGCTTATCTGTGCGCCGCGTCCATCGGCCTGTCCACCCTATACACCCTGCTGGGCCTGCTTCGCGGCAAGATCCACCCTGCCACGCTTATCCAGTCGCACGATATTGATCAGGGGACCGCATGA
- a CDS encoding manganese catalase family protein, with protein sequence MFVHNKRLQYTVRVTESNPGLANLMLEQFGGPQGELAAACRYFTQALGEDDPGRKDMLMDIATEELSHLEIIGTIVAMLNKGAKGRLAEGVEEAADLYRSINGAGNDSHVTQILYGGGPALTNSGGQLWTAGYIDSIGEPTADLRSNIAAEARAKIVYERLINVTDDPGVKDALGFLMTREAAHLMSFEKALYAISPNFPPGKMPVIPAFANKYVNMSQGDGDMRGPWNSDDNFEYLTDGDEQIPADGGDGLPHVKLDTKDTKVLKAMAARTKSDPNSNPVTGAELGQEGGPSLEDSV encoded by the coding sequence ATGTTCGTGCACAACAAACGTTTGCAATATACCGTCAGGGTCACCGAGTCCAATCCCGGTCTGGCCAACCTTATGCTGGAGCAGTTCGGCGGACCGCAGGGAGAACTGGCGGCCGCCTGTCGTTACTTCACCCAGGCTTTAGGTGAAGACGACCCCGGGCGTAAAGACATGCTGATGGACATCGCCACCGAAGAGCTCAGCCACCTGGAGATCATAGGAACGATAGTGGCCATGCTTAACAAGGGTGCCAAGGGCCGTCTGGCCGAGGGCGTGGAGGAAGCCGCCGACCTTTATCGATCTATCAATGGTGCCGGCAACGACTCCCATGTCACACAGATTCTCTATGGCGGCGGCCCTGCCCTGACCAACTCCGGCGGACAACTATGGACAGCCGGTTACATCGACTCCATCGGCGAACCAACGGCAGATTTGCGGTCCAATATCGCAGCAGAAGCCCGAGCCAAGATCGTTTACGAACGACTCATCAACGTGACCGACGATCCCGGCGTGAAAGACGCCCTGGGCTTTCTGATGACGCGCGAGGCAGCGCACTTGATGTCGTTTGAAAAAGCGCTATATGCCATCAGCCCGAACTTCCCACCGGGGAAAATGCCCGTCATTCCGGCCTTTGCGAATAAATACGTCAATATGTCGCAAGGCGACGGCGACATGCGCGGGCCCTGGAACAGCGACGACAACTTCGAATACCTTACCGACGGCGACGAGCAGATTCCGGCTGACGGCGGCGACGGCCTGCCCCACGTGAAGCTCGACACCAAAGATACCAAAGTGCTGAAGGCCATGGCCGCGCGCACCAAGTCCGACCCAAATTCCAACCCGGTTACGGGCGCCGAACTGGGTCAGGAAGGCGGCCCTTCGCTGGAGGACAGCGTGTAA
- a CDS encoding TRAP transporter large permease subunit, with translation MIIAVFVASLLGAMGIGVPIAFALMACSMAMMWYMDFFDAQIMAQNMLSGADSFPLIAIPFFVLAGELMNAGGISRRIVDVASVWVGHFRGGLGYVAIFACVVMASLSGSAIADTAAVAALLIPMMRKAGYDVHRASGLIASGGIIAPIIPPSIGFVMLGVVGNISITGLFIAGIVPGLLMAVALVTTWTFQAKRDSMPRGQRHSTRQRWSATIAGFWALLMPVIIVGGMKGGYFTPTEAAVVAVFYAMFVGFVVYRELKVSHLYALLLSAGKTSAIVMFLVAAAQVSAWLIAAASIPMVVADLLGPLVEHPILLMLCIMLLVFVVGTILDFAPTILILVPVLMPVVRMAGIDPIYFGVLFIMNNAIGLITPPVGTVLNVVAGVARAKLEPVIRAVIPYMLAQLAVLLLLVFFPQIVLVPLRFMMG, from the coding sequence ATGATCATCGCCGTATTCGTTGCTTCCCTGCTGGGCGCCATGGGCATAGGCGTTCCTATCGCGTTTGCGTTGATGGCGTGCAGCATGGCCATGATGTGGTACATGGATTTTTTCGATGCGCAGATCATGGCGCAGAACATGCTGTCCGGCGCCGACAGCTTTCCATTGATCGCCATCCCCTTCTTTGTGCTGGCCGGCGAACTCATGAACGCGGGCGGAATCTCGCGACGGATCGTCGACGTGGCCAGCGTCTGGGTCGGGCATTTCCGGGGTGGACTGGGCTATGTTGCCATCTTTGCCTGCGTCGTGATGGCGTCCTTGTCGGGCTCGGCCATCGCCGATACGGCCGCAGTCGCGGCGCTGCTTATCCCCATGATGCGCAAAGCCGGCTACGACGTGCATCGTGCTTCCGGACTGATTGCGTCGGGCGGTATTATCGCGCCGATTATCCCGCCCTCCATCGGCTTCGTCATGCTGGGGGTGGTCGGCAACATTTCCATCACCGGCCTGTTCATCGCCGGCATTGTGCCGGGCTTGTTGATGGCCGTGGCGCTGGTCACCACGTGGACCTTCCAGGCCAAGCGCGACAGCATGCCGCGTGGCCAACGGCATTCGACGCGCCAGCGTTGGTCCGCAACCATCGCTGGCTTCTGGGCGCTGCTGATGCCCGTGATTATCGTGGGCGGCATGAAAGGTGGCTACTTCACGCCCACCGAGGCAGCCGTCGTTGCCGTGTTCTATGCCATGTTCGTCGGCTTCGTGGTGTATCGGGAGCTGAAGGTCTCGCACTTGTATGCACTGCTGCTCAGCGCTGGCAAAACTTCGGCCATCGTCATGTTCCTGGTTGCGGCCGCACAGGTGTCGGCATGGCTGATTGCTGCGGCCAGTATCCCCATGGTGGTGGCGGATTTGCTCGGCCCACTGGTAGAACACCCCATCTTGCTGATGCTATGCATCATGCTGCTGGTATTTGTGGTTGGCACGATACTGGACTTTGCACCGACGATACTGATTCTTGTACCCGTGCTTATGCCGGTGGTGCGCATGGCGGGCATAGACCCGATTTATTTCGGCGTGCTCTTCATCATGAACAACGCCATAGGCTTGATCACGCCGCCCGTCGGCACCGTGTTGAATGTGGTGGCCGGGGTAGCTCGGGCCAAGCTGGAGCCGGTGATCCGTGCTGTCATACCGTATATGCTGGCGCAACTGGCGGTATTGCTGCTACTGGTGTTCTTCCCGCAAATTGTTCTGGTGCCGCTGCGCTTCATGATGGGCTAA
- a CDS encoding SixA phosphatase family protein, with amino-acid sequence MLRLMLLRHAHASHPPGLQDHQRPLSDRGHREAETVGAYMVSQRLRPDLAIVSTAIRTQQTWQHVFRAFGGAIEFLDEARLYEASVGLIMQRIQELKPGIHTVLLVGHNPGVALAAQHLCGDGDASQLELLHDAYPPASLAVLDFDAGGWAQVAHGSGKLERFVMAEP; translated from the coding sequence ATGCTTCGTCTTATGTTGCTGCGCCATGCCCATGCCAGTCATCCGCCAGGTCTGCAAGATCATCAACGGCCGCTAAGTGATCGCGGGCACCGCGAGGCAGAAACCGTTGGGGCTTATATGGTGTCGCAGCGTCTGCGCCCCGACCTTGCCATCGTATCGACAGCCATACGCACGCAACAAACCTGGCAGCATGTGTTCAGGGCTTTTGGCGGCGCCATCGAGTTTCTTGACGAGGCGCGTCTGTACGAGGCATCAGTGGGGTTAATCATGCAGCGCATACAGGAATTAAAGCCGGGAATCCATACGGTATTGCTGGTGGGACACAATCCCGGGGTGGCATTGGCCGCGCAACATTTGTGCGGCGATGGCGATGCGTCGCAGCTCGAACTACTGCACGACGCCTATCCGCCAGCGTCATTGGCCGTGTTGGACTTCGACGCAGGCGGGTGGGCGCAGGTGGCGCACGGCAGCGGCAAGCTGGAGCGCTTTGTGATGGCTGAACCCTAG
- a CDS encoding ABC transporter substrate-binding protein has translation MKILNQLSISLLAAAAVIAAPAYAFTPESSDPIKIVDNNWSSQKVLARVAQQLLENIGYETKIVPSDSQGQFAAMGLGDLHLQMEVWEGTMDDSFMKEVQAGRMVDLGSHTATTREDWWYPLYMEDICPGLPAWEALNACADKFAAPETAPKGRYLAGPVDWIKHDHEKIDALNLNFTVINAGSAAALFGELKSAAARKEPIVLFNWAPNWVGAAFPGKFVEFPEHEKACTEDPSWGVNPDKTYDCGSPQGGYLKKAAWSGFEEKWTCGYQLIKNIDFTGPMIDQAAALADVEGMAHDVAATAWIENNQEQVAAWTPACAS, from the coding sequence TTGAAAATTCTTAACCAACTCAGTATTTCCTTACTGGCAGCCGCTGCTGTAATCGCCGCGCCCGCCTACGCCTTCACGCCTGAATCCAGCGACCCCATAAAGATCGTGGACAACAATTGGTCCAGTCAGAAGGTGTTGGCTCGCGTCGCGCAACAACTGCTCGAGAACATCGGCTACGAGACGAAAATCGTACCGTCGGACAGCCAGGGGCAGTTTGCGGCTATGGGCTTGGGCGACTTGCACCTGCAGATGGAAGTCTGGGAAGGAACGATGGACGACAGCTTCATGAAGGAAGTTCAGGCAGGCCGCATGGTGGACCTGGGCAGCCATACCGCGACAACGCGTGAAGACTGGTGGTACCCCCTGTACATGGAAGACATCTGTCCCGGTTTGCCAGCCTGGGAGGCCCTGAATGCATGCGCCGACAAATTCGCCGCCCCTGAAACCGCCCCCAAAGGGCGCTACCTGGCCGGCCCTGTTGACTGGATCAAACACGACCATGAAAAGATCGACGCACTGAACCTGAACTTTACCGTGATCAACGCCGGCTCGGCCGCAGCCTTGTTTGGCGAGCTGAAGTCAGCCGCCGCACGCAAAGAACCCATCGTGCTGTTTAACTGGGCACCCAACTGGGTAGGTGCGGCCTTCCCAGGAAAATTCGTCGAGTTTCCAGAACACGAGAAGGCCTGCACCGAAGATCCGAGCTGGGGCGTCAACCCAGACAAGACCTACGACTGTGGTTCCCCCCAGGGCGGCTACTTGAAGAAAGCGGCATGGTCGGGCTTTGAAGAAAAATGGACTTGCGGCTATCAACTGATCAAGAACATCGACTTTACCGGTCCGATGATCGACCAGGCCGCCGCGCTGGCCGATGTTGAAGGCATGGCACACGACGTCGCCGCCACGGCGTGGATCGAAAACAATCAGGAGCAGGTAGCCGCATGGACGCCCGCTTGCGCTAGTTAA